In the Fusobacterium varium genome, TCCCACACACTCCTACTATTTTACATTCTGTACAACCTGCTGTTTCTTGGCATTGATAGCAAAACATTTTATTTTCCATTTTTTACCTCCATAATCATTTTATATTTGTATTATAGAATATTCTCTTCTTATTTTATGTTGCATAAGCAACTGAATTTATGATATAATATAAAATATATGAAAGGAGTAACATGGAAAATATAGATTTTTTAATGAAATTACCAATTTTTTATAATCTTAAAAAGGATGAGATAATTAATATATTAAAATTTTTTAACTATTCTAAAGAAGATTTTGAAAAAAATAATTTTATCTTTGAAATAGGAAAGCCTATTAGTAAAATAGGAATAATTTTATCTGGAGAGATTAATATTATAAAAGAAGATTTTTGGGGAAACAGAAATATTTTGAATAAATTTAAAAGTGGAGAGATTTTTGGAGAGGTTTTTGCTCTTGCTAAAGTTTTGCCAAATAATATATTGGTAGAAACTTCTCAAAATTCTAAAATATTATTTTTAGATTTAACTAACTTCTCAATAGACAATGAAAATAATTCCAATGAAATCTTAAAATTTTTATCTAATATTTTTAAAATATCTTTGAAAAGAAACATTCTCTTTACTGAAAAATTAGAACATATTACTAAAAAAACTATAAGAGAAAAAATTATATCATATCTTTCAACTGAAGCTCTTAAAAATAGATCTAACTCTTTCTTTATAAAGTTTGATAGACAGGAGTTAGCAGATTATCTCTTTGTTGAGAGAAGTGCTC is a window encoding:
- a CDS encoding Crp/Fnr family transcriptional regulator; this translates as MENIDFLMKLPIFYNLKKDEIINILKFFNYSKEDFEKNNFIFEIGKPISKIGIILSGEINIIKEDFWGNRNILNKFKSGEIFGEVFALAKVLPNNILVETSQNSKILFLDLTNFSIDNENNSNEILKFLSNIFKISLKRNILFTEKLEHITKKTIREKIISYLSTEALKNRSNSFFIKFDRQELADYLFVERSALSRELSSMKKDGLIEYNKNYFTLIKLLVTTQL